The [Eubacterium] siraeum genome contains a region encoding:
- a CDS encoding TetR/AcrR family transcriptional regulator, with the protein MPPRAKYTREEITEIALGIVAESGAESLNARSLAEAMGTSTRPIFTAFRNMEELESTVRESAMKVFGQYAEKETPDMPAFKQVGIQMITFAKEKPKLFRLLFMKEQAHTFNFEEMFSSMLGVTADKCIEYIMNDYSLSKEDAMTLFRHVWIFTYGIGVLLSSNICLFSENEISDMLSVQFRSMLIMIKSSHAAK; encoded by the coding sequence ATGCCACCCAGGGCAAAATATACAAGAGAAGAGATAACCGAAATAGCACTCGGAATAGTTGCCGAGAGCGGTGCTGAATCGCTGAATGCAAGAAGTCTTGCAGAGGCTATGGGAACATCGACACGCCCTATCTTTACGGCATTCAGAAATATGGAGGAGCTTGAAAGCACCGTCCGTGAGTCTGCTATGAAGGTGTTCGGACAGTATGCGGAAAAAGAAACGCCTGATATGCCCGCATTCAAGCAGGTGGGCATACAGATGATTACTTTTGCAAAGGAAAAGCCGAAGCTGTTCAGGCTTCTTTTTATGAAGGAACAGGCTCATACTTTCAATTTTGAGGAAATGTTCTCGTCTATGCTCGGCGTTACGGCTGACAAGTGCATTGAGTATATAATGAACGATTACTCGCTTTCAAAAGAGGACGCTATGACTTTATTCAGGCACGTCTGGATATTCACCTACGGTATAGGTGTATTGCTTTCATCCAACATCTGTCTGTTCAGCGAAAACGAGATTTCGGATATGCTGAGCGTTCAGTTCAGAAGTATGCTGATTATGATAAAGTCCTCACATGCGGCAAAGTAA
- a CDS encoding DUF4430 domain-containing protein: MTNVKKFTAKVTALLLALSLALLSVPQVSFTVFADDDLGSVRVIVENTTFTEAVSGGNAPAWTGTKVDKWVSLDKTSSAMTCIKDAIESSGFTQKGADDGYISEIAGLAAFDGGSMSGWMGTLNDWFTNEGFTAYTVANGKLASGDEIRMQYTMDWGADLGSDWSGTDTSLKAISSDYGTLSPEFSAKTYNYTLTVPFGTKSINFRPTALNKNFKTVSKIGDKTLSLTKPTEIKDGDIITVTVGEGATASTYKVTIKEGARPAARFDSFALSAFSLDGWDNDAFDPEKLEYDVKIKSYSTSSFYINSGTKFNKDLLKCYAVYTDINGVAQRNEIKSGSFNSISNIPFGLTKLILELCYIDDESIKTQYVFNITRPYDYTAEIASTSGITLVPAGRELYATKYNGFAEGTVFRNDENDNVTDTTGTNAECHSYTAYVLGGTDSVALTLKGKTANVHFRAKADGEYTELKSGETTPAYSFGKDGTVTVSIDAVSDGDYLTDKFDDADKITSYKIKLVKADVSIKNVHFTELKSEHGDMYPAFDPSLLSYNIVIANDAEFPTVYFKVANGCTVKIGNDAATADENGVYSLVTKSANTTVTVTDGTLSESYTVKATKRSKYDVPDKVVDYLCINSQYTNVSYGVGPEQTLAGTIKSLGNFGGYITYYYENPVTDDPSNPYGLDFYAYGNSFVSGGSAAESGQVYVSEDGKTWYALAGSEHFEDTTITDYEVTYKKTADGKTSWTDNQGNSNDGSKQTGRWVSPSVYYMNDLAKGDTVTLRGVVIPGVQGSIQGDSSTASFVGTTRFGYVDYFKNGTIGTNVNAYSENAESNGFDLKWAVDENGNPVTFKNGVHYIKIQTASNIWAGIFNEKSTEVSYVVRTAANEQEVGTTALPGKIVLTDANGKTIKEITPDDNGVYEISTGIEESVNVSVSGADDDNIYINNQRVASGTEAKIALNQSEIKVVRIIVQNGEKQPVYAYLKLVPDDVKAAEQVEELIDAIGDVTLDSYDSITAARAAYDKLSDNAKTLVGNYETLTAAEEALAKAEADVISNAIKAIDAIGKVTADSKDKIENAKDAYSAVPERLRDKVTNSDTLDKATERFAVINTIKQAGTKSKEHFDTVLGTLADNNIYPVQSIGGEWSVIALARAGKLSADKAAKYYSELCEAVKANGSDRLSDRKPTENARVIIALSSLGKNSADIAGHNLLSGLDDMDYITSQGINAVIFSLIAFDTTDYSAKTHDELIAYIVDNMTGKGWALAGDTADVDLTAMAIQALAPYAADEKVNAAIDSGLEFLAESLDENARYANGSESTSQVLIALAALGIDPLTDSRFIVDGITLIDALESYATENGYSHTLGGEENYMATEQAALALTAYELSKDGSSLYEMSAKAEPTEPENPDTPAQPGDSVKPGDCSGKPEDKNDPINPGTGVLVTGGMAVLISGAVMLISKKKRK; the protein is encoded by the coding sequence ATGACAAATGTAAAGAAATTTACAGCAAAAGTGACAGCTTTACTGCTGGCGCTTTCACTGGCACTGCTGTCAGTACCGCAGGTGAGCTTTACTGTATTTGCCGATGATGACCTCGGAAGCGTCCGTGTTATTGTAGAAAACACAACGTTTACCGAAGCGGTCAGCGGCGGTAACGCTCCTGCGTGGACAGGTACCAAGGTCGACAAGTGGGTATCGCTTGACAAGACCTCAAGTGCAATGACCTGCATAAAGGACGCTATCGAAAGCTCCGGCTTTACTCAGAAGGGCGCAGACGATGGCTACATAAGCGAGATCGCAGGCCTTGCGGCGTTTGACGGCGGCTCGATGAGCGGCTGGATGGGTACGCTCAACGACTGGTTTACAAACGAAGGCTTCACAGCCTATACCGTTGCTAACGGCAAGCTTGCAAGCGGCGATGAGATCCGTATGCAGTACACTATGGACTGGGGTGCTGACCTCGGCAGTGACTGGAGCGGTACAGATACATCGCTTAAAGCGATAAGCAGCGATTACGGCACACTTTCCCCCGAATTCAGTGCAAAGACCTATAATTATACTCTTACAGTTCCTTTCGGCACAAAGAGCATCAATTTCCGTCCTACCGCACTGAACAAGAATTTCAAGACGGTAAGCAAAATCGGCGACAAGACGCTGAGCCTTACAAAACCGACTGAAATAAAGGACGGCGATATTATCACCGTTACTGTAGGCGAGGGTGCAACAGCAAGCACTTATAAGGTAACAATAAAGGAGGGTGCAAGACCCGCCGCACGTTTTGACAGCTTTGCACTTTCGGCTTTCTCGCTTGACGGCTGGGACAATGACGCTTTCGACCCTGAAAAGCTCGAATATGATGTAAAGATAAAGTCTTACAGCACATCATCTTTCTATATCAACAGCGGAACCAAGTTCAACAAGGACCTGCTGAAGTGCTATGCGGTATACACCGATATAAACGGAGTTGCACAGAGAAACGAGATAAAGTCCGGCAGCTTCAACAGCATTTCTAATATTCCTTTCGGCTTGACTAAGCTGATTTTAGAGCTTTGCTACATTGACGATGAAAGCATAAAGACGCAGTATGTGTTCAACATAACACGTCCCTATGACTACACTGCGGAAATCGCAAGCACAAGCGGCATCACGCTTGTTCCTGCCGGCAGAGAGCTGTATGCGACAAAGTACAACGGCTTTGCAGAGGGAACGGTTTTCAGAAATGACGAAAATGACAATGTGACCGATACGACAGGCACAAACGCAGAATGCCACAGCTACACAGCCTATGTTTTGGGAGGCACCGACAGCGTTGCACTTACTCTCAAGGGCAAAACCGCAAACGTTCATTTCAGAGCGAAGGCTGACGGCGAATATACAGAGCTTAAAAGCGGCGAAACAACTCCCGCATATTCCTTCGGCAAGGACGGCACTGTTACAGTATCAATAGATGCTGTTTCGGACGGCGATTATCTTACAGACAAGTTTGATGATGCAGACAAGATAACAAGCTACAAAATAAAGCTTGTAAAGGCTGACGTTTCTATAAAGAACGTACACTTTACAGAGCTTAAAAGCGAACACGGCGATATGTATCCCGCATTCGACCCGTCACTTCTCAGCTATAATATAGTTATAGCAAATGACGCAGAATTCCCCACAGTATATTTCAAGGTTGCCAACGGTTGCACAGTTAAGATAGGCAACGATGCCGCAACAGCAGACGAAAACGGCGTTTACAGCCTTGTTACCAAGAGCGCAAACACTACTGTAACGGTAACAGACGGCACTCTTTCAGAAAGCTATACTGTCAAGGCTACAAAGAGAAGCAAGTATGACGTACCCGACAAGGTCGTTGATTATCTTTGCATCAACAGCCAGTACACCAACGTTTCCTACGGTGTAGGCCCCGAGCAGACGCTCGCAGGCACTATAAAATCACTCGGTAACTTCGGCGGTTATATCACATATTACTATGAAAACCCCGTAACAGACGACCCCTCAAACCCCTACGGCCTTGACTTCTACGCTTACGGCAACAGCTTTGTAAGCGGCGGAAGTGCGGCTGAAAGCGGACAGGTATATGTTTCTGAGGACGGCAAAACATGGTATGCGCTCGCAGGAAGTGAGCATTTTGAAGATACGACCATCACCGATTACGAAGTGACATACAAAAAGACAGCCGACGGTAAAACAAGCTGGACAGACAATCAGGGCAACTCAAACGACGGCTCAAAGCAGACAGGCAGATGGGTTTCACCCAGCGTTTATTATATGAACGATCTTGCAAAGGGCGATACTGTCACACTCAGAGGCGTTGTTATCCCCGGTGTTCAGGGCAGTATACAGGGCGACAGCTCTACAGCTTCCTTTGTAGGCACGACAAGGTTCGGCTATGTTGACTACTTCAAGAACGGCACGATAGGCACTAATGTAAACGCATACAGCGAAAATGCCGAATCAAACGGTTTCGACTTAAAGTGGGCGGTAGATGAAAACGGCAACCCCGTTACATTCAAAAACGGCGTTCACTATATAAAGATACAGACGGCAAGCAACATCTGGGCAGGCATATTCAACGAGAAATCGACAGAGGTTTCTTATGTTGTAAGAACAGCTGCAAACGAGCAAGAGGTCGGCACGACAGCGCTTCCCGGAAAAATAGTCTTAACAGACGCAAACGGCAAGACAATAAAGGAAATCACTCCCGATGATAACGGTGTTTACGAGATAAGCACAGGCATCGAGGAAAGCGTGAACGTTTCCGTATCCGGCGCTGACGATGATAACATTTATATCAACAATCAGCGTGTAGCATCCGGCACAGAGGCTAAAATCGCACTTAATCAGTCTGAAATAAAGGTTGTCAGAATAATCGTTCAGAACGGTGAAAAACAGCCCGTATACGCTTACTTAAAGCTCGTTCCCGATGATGTAAAGGCGGCTGAGCAGGTCGAAGAACTTATTGACGCTATAGGCGATGTAACGCTCGACAGTTATGACAGCATCACAGCGGCAAGAGCGGCTTATGACAAGCTCAGCGACAACGCAAAGACGCTTGTAGGAAACTACGAAACCTTAACAGCCGCAGAAGAAGCTCTCGCTAAGGCTGAGGCTGACGTTATAAGCAATGCGATAAAGGCAATAGACGCAATCGGCAAGGTGACCGCTGACAGCAAGGATAAGATTGAAAATGCAAAGGACGCTTACTCGGCAGTTCCCGAGCGTTTAAGAGATAAAGTCACAAATTCGGATACTCTTGACAAGGCAACAGAAAGATTTGCCGTTATTAACACGATAAAGCAGGCAGGCACAAAGAGTAAGGAGCACTTCGACACTGTTCTCGGTACTCTTGCGGATAACAATATCTACCCCGTTCAGTCTATCGGCGGTGAATGGTCGGTTATCGCACTCGCAAGAGCAGGAAAGCTCTCTGCCGACAAGGCGGCAAAATACTACAGCGAGCTTTGTGAAGCAGTAAAGGCTAACGGTTCAGACAGACTTTCGGACAGAAAGCCTACGGAGAACGCAAGAGTTATAATCGCTCTGTCCTCACTCGGAAAGAATTCCGCAGACATCGCAGGCCATAACCTGCTGAGCGGTCTTGACGATATGGACTATATCACATCGCAGGGTATCAATGCGGTTATATTCTCACTCATAGCATTCGACACTACAGATTACAGCGCAAAGACGCACGATGAGCTTATCGCTTATATTGTTGACAATATGACGGGCAAGGGCTGGGCGCTCGCCGGCGATACCGCAGATGTTGACCTTACGGCTATGGCTATACAGGCTCTCGCTCCCTATGCGGCTGACGAGAAGGTAAATGCGGCTATAGACAGCGGTCTTGAGTTCCTTGCAGAATCTCTTGACGAGAACGCAAGATATGCAAACGGCAGTGAAAGCACCTCGCAGGTACTTATCGCACTTGCCGCTCTCGGCATCGACCCGCTTACAGATTCAAGATTCATCGTTGACGGCATCACGCTTATCGACGCACTTGAAAGCTACGCTACAGAAAACGGCTACAGCCACACACTCGGCGGCGAAGAAAACTATATGGCTACCGAGCAGGCGGCACTCGCTCTTACAGCTTATGAGCTTTCAAAGGACGGCTCTTCACTTTACGAAATGTCTGCGAAGGCTGAGCCGACAGAACCCGAAAATCCCGATACGCCCGCACAGCCCGGCGATTCTGTAAAGCCCGGCGACTGCTCGGGCAAGCCCGAAGATAAAAACGATCCCATAAATCCCGGTACAGGCGTACTTGTAACAGGCGGTATGGCAGTTCTCATCTCAGGCGCAGTTATGCTTATTTCGAAGAAAAAGCGCAAATAA
- a CDS encoding DUF4430 domain-containing protein, whose product MKAFFDKYKYILGLGLALVAVVIIAVVSAAMGKDAAENSGISYVTPETSSFTTVENLVATTAFQTDGNSQTTPATTVTDTSSQTLPESEKPKTTAITSVASTSSTAADISKPTEKHVFTSAPTSSASPASSKVTTVSTASSVISTTPKPDKPIKKYDNTCTFVIECKTILNNKDKLKKGLEKYVPDDAVIFSGTVGFDSGESVYDILRRICDENSIQMEASYTPAFSSYYVEGINNLYEFDCGQGSGWMYSVNGVFPNYGCSSYKPVNNDKIAFRYTCELGYDL is encoded by the coding sequence ATGAAAGCTTTTTTTGATAAATACAAATATATACTCGGTCTTGGGCTGGCTCTTGTCGCTGTGGTGATAATTGCGGTAGTTTCCGCCGCTATGGGAAAAGATGCCGCCGAAAACAGCGGTATATCATACGTTACCCCCGAAACATCATCGTTTACAACCGTAGAAAACCTTGTCGCAACAACCGCTTTTCAAACAGACGGCAATTCTCAGACAACGCCCGCAACAACCGTTACGGACACTTCTTCACAAACCTTACCTGAAAGCGAAAAGCCTAAAACAACGGCAATAACCTCTGTCGCATCAACATCATCTACCGCCGCAGACATTTCAAAGCCAACCGAAAAGCACGTTTTCACATCCGCCCCGACATCTTCGGCAAGTCCGGCATCTTCAAAAGTCACAACAGTATCAACCGCTTCATCTGTAATATCAACGACCCCGAAGCCAGACAAGCCGATAAAGAAATATGACAACACCTGCACATTCGTTATAGAGTGCAAAACCATACTCAACAACAAGGATAAACTGAAAAAAGGACTTGAAAAGTACGTTCCCGATGATGCCGTAATATTCAGCGGAACGGTCGGATTCGACAGCGGTGAAAGCGTATACGATATACTCCGCCGTATCTGTGACGAGAACAGCATTCAGATGGAGGCAAGCTATACCCCTGCGTTCAGCTCATACTATGTCGAGGGTATCAACAACCTTTATGAATTCGACTGCGGACAAGGCTCAGGCTGGATGTACAGTGTAAACGGCGTTTTCCCGAACTACGGCTGTTCATCATACAAGCCAGTAAACAACGACAAGATAGCGTTCCGCTATACCTGCGAGCTTGGCTATGACCTTTAA
- a CDS encoding DUF4234 domain-containing protein translates to MNEQNNYQQPVEQNFQQDNQGYQQPAPQYQQPAPQYQQPYGQQFYGPVRQLNTRRGLLKLILLSIITFGIYPFVFFSGISEDINLIASRFDGKKTMHYCLMAFIIGPLTFGIGFIVWFHNLSSRMGNELARRGIAYSFGASDYWLWNVLGSLIIIGPFVYLHKLARASVLLAQDYNVRG, encoded by the coding sequence ATGAACGAACAGAACAATTATCAGCAGCCTGTTGAACAGAACTTTCAGCAGGACAATCAGGGCTATCAGCAGCCCGCACCGCAGTATCAGCAACCTGCACCGCAGTATCAGCAGCCATACGGACAGCAGTTTTACGGACCGGTAAGACAGCTCAATACACGCAGAGGTCTTCTTAAGCTGATTCTGTTATCGATTATAACTTTCGGAATTTATCCGTTTGTTTTCTTTTCCGGAATTTCAGAAGATATAAATCTTATCGCAAGCAGATTTGACGGAAAAAAGACAATGCACTACTGCCTTATGGCGTTTATCATCGGACCGCTTACATTCGGTATCGGCTTTATCGTATGGTTCCATAACCTTTCTTCAAGAATGGGCAACGAGCTTGCAAGACGTGGCATAGCATATTCTTTCGGTGCTTCGGATTACTGGCTATGGAACGTTCTGGGAAGCCTTATCATTATCGGACCGTTTGTTTATCTGCACAAGCTCGCAAGAGCGTCTGTGCTTCTTGCACAGGATTATAATGTCAGAGGATAA
- a CDS encoding SHOCT domain-containing protein → MKMNKEFILKNLMGIICAVIILALFLPFMSVKAEVSVGGFGGGSADQSMNGFSIVTDGGIFGFAFILCLAAVAASCYIPQLKPFRKIISAIGSVAGIVCLFIAPGSAASAVNAAAGGATAGTGVSAKVELNYLIGFWIILILMLALIAMSVIQFLGLKGNKVFDAVNSAEDENGTAGVSLPSINADGIKSAIGSVNADSIKNMAQNAAGSIAGAAENLKDKASQAAANMQNHSITASAKKEDPKAIMEQIKQLHEMKENGILTEEEFAEKKKEFLERL, encoded by the coding sequence ATGAAAATGAACAAGGAATTTATACTTAAAAATCTTATGGGAATTATATGTGCTGTGATAATTCTTGCACTGTTTCTTCCCTTTATGTCGGTAAAGGCGGAGGTTTCTGTCGGAGGATTCGGCGGCGGAAGCGCCGATCAGTCGATGAACGGCTTTTCGATTGTGACGGACGGCGGAATTTTCGGCTTTGCGTTTATACTTTGCCTTGCGGCTGTAGCGGCAAGCTGTTATATCCCTCAGCTGAAGCCTTTCAGAAAGATTATATCCGCTATAGGCTCGGTGGCAGGTATCGTCTGCCTGTTCATAGCGCCCGGTTCGGCGGCATCAGCAGTAAATGCGGCGGCAGGCGGAGCGACCGCAGGCACGGGGGTATCCGCAAAGGTAGAACTTAACTATCTGATAGGCTTCTGGATAATACTTATTCTTATGCTCGCCCTTATAGCAATGTCGGTAATACAGTTCTTAGGGCTTAAGGGTAACAAGGTATTTGATGCAGTAAACTCAGCCGAAGATGAAAACGGCACTGCGGGCGTATCTCTGCCGTCAATAAACGCTGACGGAATAAAATCGGCGATAGGTTCAGTGAATGCCGACAGCATAAAGAATATGGCACAGAATGCCGCAGGAAGCATCGCAGGTGCGGCAGAAAATCTCAAGGATAAAGCGTCACAGGCGGCGGCAAATATGCAGAATCATTCAATCACAGCGTCTGCAAAGAAGGAAGATCCGAAAGCGATCATGGAGCAGATAAAACAGCTTCACGAAATGAAAGAAAACGGTATACTGACGGAAGAAGAGTTTGCAGAAAAGAAGAAGGAGTTCCTCGAACGGCTGTAA
- a CDS encoding alpha/beta-type small acid-soluble spore protein — protein MASTNKKNKAALNSIKMQAASEVGVPLKDNGYNGDLTSKQAGSIGGQMVKKMIESYEMSNKQ, from the coding sequence ATGGCTAGTACCAATAAAAAGAACAAGGCAGCATTAAACAGCATCAAGATGCAGGCTGCAAGCGAAGTAGGCGTACCCCTTAAGGATAACGGCTACAACGGCGACCTTACTTCAAAGCAGGCTGGTTCAATCGGCGGTCAGATGGTCAAGAAGATGATCGAATCCTACGAAATGTCAAACAAGCAGTAA
- a CDS encoding branched-chain amino acid aminotransferase, with amino-acid sequence MEIKIEKTKTPKAKPVDETKLGFGHIFTDHMFVMEYDTGKGWHDARIVPYGDISISPAAMVLHYGQEIFEGMKAYRTPDGSIQFFRPEENFKRMNISAERLVIPQLNVDDCLQALHELVKIDADWVPHTDGASLYIRPFIFAADPFLGVRPGDKYYFMIIMSPSGAYYASGLDPVNIYVETNYVRAVRGGMGFTKTGGNYAASLIGQDEAHKQNYSQVLWLDGVERKYIEEVGAMNIFFVIDGEVVTPALQGSILSGITRKSSIELCKKWGLKVSEKRITIQEIADAYDAGKLNEVFGTGTAAVISPVGHLKWGDKVMLINNNKIGPISQRLYDTMTGMQYGKLPDEMGWIEKL; translated from the coding sequence ATGGAAATCAAAATTGAGAAAACTAAAACACCTAAGGCAAAGCCCGTTGACGAAACAAAGCTCGGTTTCGGTCACATATTTACCGATCATATGTTCGTTATGGAATATGACACGGGCAAGGGCTGGCATGACGCAAGAATAGTTCCCTACGGGGATATTTCTATTTCACCTGCCGCTATGGTTCTTCACTACGGACAGGAAATCTTCGAGGGTATGAAAGCATACAGAACTCCCGACGGCAGCATTCAGTTCTTCCGTCCGGAAGAAAACTTCAAGAGAATGAACATCTCCGCTGAGCGTCTTGTTATCCCTCAGTTAAACGTTGACGATTGCTTACAGGCTCTCCACGAGCTTGTAAAGATAGATGCGGACTGGGTACCTCATACAGACGGTGCTTCGCTTTACATACGTCCGTTCATATTTGCCGCAGATCCGTTCCTCGGCGTTCGTCCCGGCGACAAGTATTACTTTATGATAATCATGTCACCCTCAGGCGCATATTACGCTTCGGGTCTTGATCCCGTTAATATCTATGTTGAAACAAACTATGTCCGTGCAGTAAGAGGCGGTATGGGCTTTACAAAGACAGGCGGTAACTACGCCGCATCGCTCATCGGTCAGGACGAGGCTCACAAGCAGAACTACTCACAGGTACTGTGGCTTGACGGTGTTGAGCGTAAGTACATTGAAGAAGTAGGTGCTATGAACATCTTCTTTGTAATCGACGGCGAGGTTGTTACTCCCGCACTTCAGGGCTCTATCCTTTCGGGTATCACAAGAAAGTCATCTATAGAGCTGTGCAAGAAGTGGGGTCTTAAAGTAAGCGAAAAGAGAATCACAATACAGGAAATCGCAGACGCTTACGATGCAGGCAAGCTGAATGAAGTATTCGGTACAGGTACAGCCGCTGTTATCTCACCTGTAGGTCACTTAAAGTGGGGCGATAAGGTTATGCTTATCAACAACAACAAGATAGGACCTATCTCTCAGCGTCTTTACGATACAATGACAGGTATGCAGTACGGCAAGCTCCCCGATGAAATGGGTTGGATCGAAAAGCTGTAA
- a CDS encoding glycine--tRNA ligase, with translation MKNTEKTMDKLVALCKGRGFIYPGSEIYGGLANTWDFGPLGVELKNNIKSAWRKKFIQECKYNVGLDSAILMNPQTWVASGHIGGFSDPLMDCKACKTRHRADNLIEDFDGTNCAGWSNEQMMDYIREKGITCPNCGKADFTDIRQFNLMFKTFQGVTEDSKSELYLRPETAQGIFVNFMNIQRTTRKKVPFGVAQVGKSFRNEITPGNFIFRVREFEQMELEFFCKPGTDLDWFYFWKDYCKKWLLSLGINEENLRLRDHDQEELCFYSKATTDFEYLFPFGWGELWGVADRTDYDLTQHIKTSGQKMEYFDPETNEKYVPYVIEPSLGVERLFLAVITEAYDEEQLEDGTTRNVMHFHPYLAPVKAAVLPLSKKLADKAGEIADELSKYFCVDYDDAGAIGKRYRRQDEIGTPFCITYDFDSVEDGCVTVRERDSMKQERMPIADVKKYIEDRIAF, from the coding sequence ATGAAAAACACAGAAAAAACCATGGATAAGCTGGTCGCTCTCTGCAAGGGCAGAGGCTTTATATATCCCGGCAGTGAGATATACGGAGGACTTGCAAACACATGGGATTTCGGACCTCTCGGCGTTGAGCTGAAGAACAACATCAAGTCCGCATGGCGTAAAAAATTCATACAGGAGTGCAAGTACAACGTAGGTCTTGACAGTGCTATCCTCATGAACCCTCAGACATGGGTAGCATCGGGTCATATCGGCGGATTTTCCGATCCCCTTATGGATTGCAAGGCTTGTAAGACACGTCACAGAGCGGACAATCTTATTGAGGACTTTGACGGCACAAACTGTGCAGGCTGGTCAAACGAGCAGATGATGGATTATATCCGTGAAAAAGGCATCACCTGCCCCAACTGCGGCAAGGCTGATTTCACAGACATAAGACAGTTCAACCTTATGTTCAAGACATTCCAGGGTGTTACAGAGGACTCTAAGAGCGAGCTTTACCTCCGTCCCGAAACAGCGCAGGGTATCTTCGTAAACTTTATGAATATCCAGCGTACTACCCGTAAAAAAGTACCTTTCGGTGTTGCACAGGTTGGTAAGTCATTCAGAAACGAGATTACTCCCGGCAACTTCATCTTCCGTGTAAGAGAATTTGAGCAGATGGAACTTGAATTCTTCTGCAAGCCCGGCACAGACCTTGACTGGTTCTATTTCTGGAAGGACTACTGCAAGAAGTGGCTCCTGTCCCTCGGCATAAACGAAGAAAACTTAAGACTGCGTGATCACGATCAGGAAGAGCTTTGCTTCTACTCAAAGGCTACAACCGACTTCGAATATCTGTTCCCGTTCGGCTGGGGCGAGCTTTGGGGCGTTGCGGACAGAACCGACTACGACCTTACACAGCACATCAAGACAAGCGGTCAGAAGATGGAATATTTCGATCCCGAAACAAACGAGAAGTACGTTCCTTATGTTATCGAACCCTCGCTCGGTGTTGAGCGTCTGTTCCTTGCAGTTATAACTGAAGCTTATGACGAAGAACAGCTTGAGGACGGCACAACAAGAAACGTTATGCACTTCCACCCCTACTTAGCTCCTGTCAAGGCGGCAGTTCTGCCCCTGTCAAAGAAACTCGCAGACAAGGCAGGCGAGATTGCAGACGAGCTGTCAAAGTACTTCTGCGTTGACTATGACGATGCAGGCGCTATCGGCAAGAGATACAGAAGACAGGACGAGATCGGTACTCCCTTCTGCATCACATACGACTTTGACAGCGTTGAGGACGGTTGCGTAACAGTCCGTGAACGTGACTCTATGAAGCAGGAAAGAATGCCTATCGCAGATGTGAAGAAGTACATCGAGGACAGAATTGCGTTCTGA
- a CDS encoding energy-coupling factor transporter transmembrane protein EcfT, producing the protein MERTHPVTAAMYFLSVILITAIVQSPVFMAEALVCSAVFAFLLNGKTAARTLFVMLPMALLAAVINLLFSNRGITVLAKLPSGNSITLETLIFSLFTGAMTISLVMWFIGLNKCMTSDKTVYLLGKALPSLALLLSMTLRSVPMFARRAKQAAAAQRFVGNDIYEGGLRSRIRSGVHVLSVAVTDTLEHSAYTARSMKYRGYGTAKRTAYSIFRFAPSDFIIMSVTVICTTAIIILFASGKAYYLYYPEFILPLTAFDISADIFWLILCVTPVAAELYSRFKRRERNGTL; encoded by the coding sequence ATGGAAAGAACACACCCTGTAACAGCGGCAATGTATTTTCTGTCAGTGATACTGATAACCGCAATAGTGCAAAGCCCCGTCTTTATGGCGGAGGCTCTTGTCTGCTCTGCCGTTTTTGCTTTTTTACTGAACGGAAAAACCGCCGCAAGAACGCTTTTTGTAATGCTGCCTATGGCACTGCTTGCGGCGGTTATAAATCTTCTGTTTTCAAACAGAGGCATAACCGTGCTTGCAAAGTTACCGAGCGGCAACAGTATCACACTTGAAACGCTTATTTTTTCACTGTTTACAGGCGCTATGACAATATCGCTCGTTATGTGGTTTATCGGACTTAACAAGTGTATGACAAGCGACAAAACGGTATATCTTCTCGGAAAAGCACTGCCGTCACTCGCTTTGCTGTTGTCAATGACACTGCGTTCAGTGCCTATGTTTGCAAGACGGGCAAAGCAAGCGGCGGCGGCTCAGCGTTTTGTTGGGAACGATATATACGAGGGCGGCTTGCGAAGCCGTATCAGAAGCGGTGTTCACGTTCTCTCCGTTGCGGTAACGGATACCCTTGAGCATAGCGCATATACCGCCCGCTCTATGAAATACAGAGGTTACGGTACAGCAAAACGTACAGCCTACAGCATATTCAGATTCGCACCGTCCGACTTTATTATAATGTCTGTTACCGTGATATGCACAACCGCAATTATTATTCTTTTTGCAAGCGGTAAAGCCTATTATCTCTATTATCCAGAATTTATCCTGCCGCTGACTGCTTTCGATATTTCTGCGGATATTTTCTGGCTCATACTCTGTGTAACACCTGTTGCAGCCGAGCTTTATTCACGTTTTAAACGGAGGGAAAGAAATGGAACTTTATAA